In a genomic window of Polycladomyces abyssicola:
- a CDS encoding 50S ribosomal protein L7ae-like protein, translated as MLYEKVKQATNMVIGTKQTKKAIEQGKAQEVIVAKDADDKVTAPIISMCRDRGIAVVHVDSMRELGKACGIEVGAAAVAILK; from the coding sequence GTGCTTTATGAAAAAGTGAAACAAGCGACCAACATGGTGATCGGTACCAAGCAGACCAAAAAAGCGATCGAGCAAGGAAAAGCACAAGAGGTGATCGTGGCGAAGGATGCCGACGACAAGGTGACGGCCCCCATCATCTCGATGTGCCGTGATCGGGGTATCGCCGTTGTTCATGTCGATTCCATGCGCGAACTCGGAAAAGCATGTGGAATCGAAGTCGGCGCAGCCGCGGTTGCGATCCTGAAGTAA
- the rpsG gene encoding 30S ribosomal protein S7 — MPRKGPVPRRDALPDPIYNSKLVTRLINRLMYDGKKGKAQKILYEAFDIIRERTGKDPMEVFEQALKNVMPVLEVKARRVGGANYQVPVEVKPERRTSLGLRWLVNYARLRGEKTMQERLANEIMDAANNTGAAVKKKEDTHRMAEANRAFAHYRW; from the coding sequence ATGCCTCGTAAGGGACCAGTGCCTCGCCGTGATGCCCTCCCGGATCCGATTTACAACAGCAAACTGGTGACGCGCTTGATCAACCGGTTGATGTACGACGGGAAGAAGGGGAAGGCACAAAAAATCCTGTACGAAGCGTTTGATATCATTCGCGAGCGTACGGGCAAAGATCCGATGGAAGTGTTTGAACAAGCCCTGAAAAACGTGATGCCGGTCTTGGAAGTGAAAGCCCGCCGGGTTGGGGGCGCCAACTACCAAGTGCCGGTGGAAGTGAAACCGGAACGGCGCACGAGCTTGGGGCTGCGTTGGTTGGTCAACTACGCCCGCCTGCGTGGTGAAAAAACGATGCAGGAGCGTCTGGCCAATGAAATCATGGACGCGGCGAACAACACCGGCGCGGCTGTGAAGAAGAAAGAAGACACGCACCGGATGGCGGAAGCCAACCGTGCTTTTGCTCACTACCGCTGGTAA
- the rpsL gene encoding 30S ribosomal protein S12: MPTINQLVRKGRKQKKTKSKSPALQYGYNSLRKELIKQSSPQKRGVCTRVGTMTPKKPNSALRKYARVRLTNGIEVTAYIPGEGHNLQEHSVVLVRGGRVKDLPGVRYHIVRGALDTAGVQNRMQGRSKYGAKRPKK; the protein is encoded by the coding sequence ATGCCCACGATTAACCAGCTGGTACGGAAAGGCCGGAAGCAGAAAAAAACCAAATCCAAATCTCCGGCGCTGCAATACGGCTACAACAGCTTGCGCAAAGAGTTGATCAAGCAGAGCTCTCCGCAAAAACGGGGCGTCTGCACCCGTGTGGGGACCATGACCCCGAAAAAGCCGAACTCAGCACTGCGGAAATACGCCCGTGTGCGCTTGACCAACGGCATCGAAGTGACCGCCTATATTCCGGGAGAGGGTCACAACCTGCAAGAGCACTCCGTCGTATTGGTGCGCGGCGGACGGGTGAAAGACCTGCCGGGTGTGCGCTACCACATCGTGCGTGGTGCTTTGGATACGGCTGGCGTGCAGAACCGGATGCAGGGCCGCTCCAAGTACGGGGCCAAACGGCCGAAGAAGTAA